A stretch of DNA from Micromonospora sp. NBC_01813:
GGTCTCGCCGATCACCCGGGCGATCGACAGGGTGACCCCGGTGGCGATGCCCGGTGCGGCGGTACGCAGCACGACCCGCAGCACGGTGCGCCACTTCGGCACGCCGAGGGCGTACGACGCTTCCCGTAGCTCGTTCGGCACCAGCTTGAGCATCTCTTCGACCGAGCGGACCACGACCGGCACCATCAGCACCGACAGGGCGACCGCGCCGCCGAGACCGAACCGGATGCTCGGGCCGAAGAAGAGCGCGAAGAAGGCGAACGCGAAGAGGCCGGCGACGATGGACGGGATGCCGGTCATCACGTCGACCAGCAGGGTCACCCAGCGAGCGAGGCGGCCCTTGCCGTACTCCACCAGGTAGACGGCGCACATCACGCCGATCGGCACCGAGATGAGGGCGGCGGCTCCGGTGATCTGCAGGGTGCCGACGAGGGCGTGCAACGCGCCGCCGCCTTCGCCGAGGACGCCCCGCATGTCGCTGCTGAGGAAGGTCCAGTCAAAGCGGTTGACGCCGTTCTGGGTGACCGTGATCACCAGCGACAGCAACGGCAGCATGGCCAGCGCGAAGGCGATGGTGACCAGGGTCGTGACGAACCGGTCCTTGGCCCGGCGCCCGCCCTCGACCCGCCAGGAGACGCCGGTCAGCGCCACGACGGTGAGCAGCACGCCGAAAGCGATCGCCATCGGCATCGCCAGCCCGAGGCTCAGCCCGCCGAGCAGCCCGACCGACAGGCCGACGCCGGCAACCGTCCACGGTGCCCAAGTCGGCAACACACCAGTGGTCAACGAGTTGGCTGCCGACGCCTGGGGCGGGGTGATGGTGGTCATGCGTTCGCTCCCGAGAAGTCGCGCCGACGGGCGACGACGGCCCGGGCGGCGAAGTTGACGATGAACGTCAGCACGAACAGCACCAGACCGGAGGCGATCAGCGCGTTCACCGCCAGACCGCTGGACTCGGGGAAGTCCAGCGCGATGTTGGCCGCGATGGTGTTGCTGTTGACCGAGTCGATC
This window harbors:
- the pstA gene encoding phosphate ABC transporter permease PstA, which encodes MTTITPPQASAANSLTTGVLPTWAPWTVAGVGLSVGLLGGLSLGLAMPMAIAFGVLLTVVALTGVSWRVEGGRRAKDRFVTTLVTIAFALAMLPLLSLVITVTQNGVNRFDWTFLSSDMRGVLGEGGGALHALVGTLQITGAAALISVPIGVMCAVYLVEYGKGRLARWVTLLVDVMTGIPSIVAGLFAFAFFALFFGPSIRFGLGGAVALSVLMVPVVVRSVEEMLKLVPNELREASYALGVPKWRTVLRVVLRTAAPGIATGVTLSIARVIGETAPLLIIVGATTSLNSNLFEGRMASLPVFTYYSYSIPGARPEFGVDRAWAAALTLFILVMVLNLVARLISRFFSLPNSR